From the genome of Planctomycetia bacterium:
AGATCAGAAACTCGAATGCCGAAGATCACAAAATCGGCGAATTCCGCACCGACGCAGATGCCGTTCGGCAACTTCGCAATTTATCGCAATCCCTGTTGATGAGACCAGTTAGGTGAACGGCGATAGCGGTTATTGGTGAAGAACTCGCGACAAGTCCGCGAACCGAAGTGCTAGTTCAGCCGTAGCAATACTTACGTTCGCTCGTGGATGGAGCATCGCATGTTTGTTCGATGATGGGTCCCGGGAAAATTTTGCCAGGGTCGGGTCCATAGCTCTTGTTGAACCCTGCCTGGGAATTGCTTACGATGTACGCTCCGGGACGGAACAATTCGCGGCCGGTATCAGGAAGGACCGTTATGTCACATTCGGTCTATTTCTTTCAGGAATGCCCCACGTGCGGCAGAAGCCTGAGGATTCGAGTGGATTTCTTAGGGCGCGACGTCGCTTGCCCACACTGTCGTGGTCATTTGATCGCGGCGGATGCGAGCAACAGCCCGTCGCTGTCCGACTCGGCAATCTTGCTCCAACGAGCGGATGATTTGATTGCCCAGGCGGAGCGCCGTAAGGCCCACGCGCCTCACACGAACGGCTACGTTCGCACGCAGTAAGGCAGACGCAAAATCAACCCGCGCGGCGATCTGGCCGCGCGTCGCGCTCGGGGCGTTTCCTCATGCGGCGCTTTCACGTAGGCTAACGGTTTTCGCCGTCCAAATCTGTCGTTGCGCGCCGCGGCGACCGCCACGGCGAGCCGCCTGCCGAAAGTCGATATGCCCCACGAGTTCTACGAGACGCCGCTGACCGCCCGTTATGCTTCGGAGGAAATGTCACGGCTCTGGAGCGCGCAGCGCAAGTTCAGCACCTGGCGCCGTCTCTGGGTCGCGCTGGCGGAAGCGGAAGCGGAGTTGGGGCTGCCCGTCACGAAAGCGCAGATCGACGAGCTTCGCGCTCATGTCGATGACGTGGATTTCGCCGTGGCCGAGGGCTACGAGCGCCGCCTGCGTCACGATGTGATGGCGCATGTGCATGCCTATGGCGACGTTTGCCCGCAAGCACGGGCGATCATCCATCTCGGCGCCACGAGTTGCTACGTCACGGACAACACCGATTTGATCCTCATGCGCGAAGGCTTGGGGATCATTCGCGATCGCTTGTTGGGCGTGATCGAAAACCTGGCGAACTTCGCGCAAGAACAACGGGCGTTGCCCTGCCTGGGCTTCACGCACCTCCAGCCGGCGCAACCCACGACGGTCGGCAAACGGGCCTGCCTGTGGATCTACGACCTGACGCAAGATCTCGCTGAAATTGAGCATCGCCTCGGTTCGCTTCAGGCCCGCGGCGCGAAGGGCACGACTGGAACACAGGCGAGTTTTCTGGAACTGTTCGGCGGCGATCATGCAAAAGTGCGCCAACTCGACGAATTGGTGGCGCACAAGTTGGGCTTTGAGTCCAGCTACGCAGTTACCGGTCAGACGTATTCACGCAAGGTCGACGCCCAGGTGC
Proteins encoded in this window:
- the purB gene encoding adenylosuccinate lyase — protein: MPHEFYETPLTARYASEEMSRLWSAQRKFSTWRRLWVALAEAEAELGLPVTKAQIDELRAHVDDVDFAVAEGYERRLRHDVMAHVHAYGDVCPQARAIIHLGATSCYVTDNTDLILMREGLGIIRDRLLGVIENLANFAQEQRALPCLGFTHLQPAQPTTVGKRACLWIYDLTQDLAEIEHRLGSLQARGAKGTTGTQASFLELFGGDHAKVRQLDELVAHKLGFESSYAVTGQTYSRKVDAQVLSTLSGIAQSAHKATNDLRLLQSRKEIEEPFEQEQIGSSAMAYKRNPMRSERIAGLSRFVISLESSAAQTAATQWLERTLDDSANRRLTLPQAFLATDALLTLYQNVASGFVVYPKVIEKHLREELPFMATENILMAAVAAGGDRQDLHERIRRHSLAAAAVVKQQGGENDLLERLRTDAAFALVNFDDTIDPLRFVGRAPEQVDEFLAEIVAPILKRYAQRTKTSAELRV